From the Aquirufa lenticrescens genome, the window ATAGCTATTTATTGCGTTCTATCGTGTAGCTAATCAGATCGCCCAGCGAGTTGCGATATTCAGACGCAGGAAAGGTGGCTAAGATGGTGCGAGCTTCCTCAGCGATTTCATTCATCTTCTGATTAGCGTAGGCCAGGCCTCCCGTTGATTTTACAAATTCGATGACCTCGCGTACTTTATTGGAATCTTCTGACTCTTTCTTGATTAGTTGAATGATGCGTTTTTTAGTAGAGTTATCCGTGTTCTGAAGGGCATAAATCAGGGGCAAGGTCATCTTTTTCTCTTTGATGTCGATTCCCAAAGGTTTCCCAATTTCTGCATCCCCGTAATCAAACAAGTCATCCTTAATTTGGAAAGCGATACCCACTTTTTCCCCGAATAAACGTGCCTTCTCTACCATTTCCCCATCCGCGCCAGCGGATTGAAATCCGACCGCACAGCAAGCGGCGATTAGCGTCGCCGTTTTCTTCGTAATTATATCAAAATAGACATCTTCTGTGATGTCTAGTTTTCGCGCTTTCTCAATTTGTAATAATTCTCCCTCTGACATTTCACGGACGGCCGTCGAAACTGATTTTAATAGATCGAAATCTTCGTGTTCAACGGAAAGCAATAGACCTTTGGAAAGTAAATAGTCCCCTACTAAAACGGCAATCTTATTCTTCCAGATTGCATTGATGGAAAAGAATCCGCGTCTATAATTTGAATCATCTACGACGTCGTCGTGAACCAAGGTTGCAGTGTGCAATAATTCAATCAACGCAGCTCCCCGGAATGTTTTCTCCGTGATCTCTCCCATACAGCCTGCCGTTAAAAAAACGAACATG encodes:
- a CDS encoding polyprenyl synthetase family protein; translation: MSYSISSIQAPIDDSMKAFEGKFKAFMKTKVMLLDTIMHYIVQRKGKQMRPMFVFLTAGCMGEITEKTFRGAALIELLHTATLVHDDVVDDSNYRRGFFSINAIWKNKIAVLVGDYLLSKGLLLSVEHEDFDLLKSVSTAVREMSEGELLQIEKARKLDITEDVYFDIITKKTATLIAACCAVGFQSAGADGEMVEKARLFGEKVGIAFQIKDDLFDYGDAEIGKPLGIDIKEKKMTLPLIYALQNTDNSTKKRIIQLIKKESEDSNKVREVIEFVKSTGGLAYANQKMNEIAEEARTILATFPASEYRNSLGDLISYTIERNK